A region of the Cricetulus griseus strain 17A/GY chromosome 7, alternate assembly CriGri-PICRH-1.0, whole genome shotgun sequence genome:
AGAGGCCCAATCTGCTGTGTGGGTATAATATTGTGAGAGCCCTGGGCCTCAGGAGCTCCCATCAGGCTTGAGGGGACTGAGAAACCTTTGGTGTCCCCTAGATGCCCCCACCACCACCGCTCAGGGCAGCATGTGTCTAGTAGTCTAAGGATGTCCCCGGTGTGAAGGTCCCTGGAACTCAGGGAAGAATTCTAGAAGAGCCCATGCCTTCTTTGTTTCAGTGCAACACGGCCAGGATAAGAATTGGACACTTTAGCATTCAAATGAGTCTGGGTTCCTTTCATTTCAGCAAGAAGCTGCACTGATAAGCGATTAGTTTGTCCTCAGCTGATGAGGACAAGGACAGTAGTTCTGCTGTGTCAGCTGCCTGGGCACAGTGTACAGGCACAGGGACCCACAGAGGCATCTGCCTTGGATCACACACAGCCCATTAGCTGTAAACACAGCAGGAGTGTGGGGACAGCTTTAAAGCATGTAACCCAAGGAAGCTGCAAGCCAGTGGGTAAGCCACAGGGGAGGGAGTCCAGGTGTCTGCAGGAAGCTGGCTGGCATGTCAACACCCATGGCTCCCATGCAGCCCGGGAGGGCCCAGGCTGCATTGCAGGAATGGTACCCACAGATTATCTTGTGAATTCTGCCCTTTGCCACCATATCTGTAGTCTTTCCAAGTGGATGCAGCTCTTAATGATTTGGGGAGCTTTGTTCTTGCCAAGCAGAGAGTTCTCTCTCCTGTCAGACCATCATTGGCAGGCCCTGGGCCGCATGGGATTGTTTACACGGTTGGGACACTCGAACCTGGGTGTTTCCCTTCATGGCAGCACCTCCTGCCAGCCGTTGTGAATTAAATGCTCCATGTGACCCTTcacccttgctgctcttaaatTCATGCTTTAAAAACAGCTTAATGAGGGGTTTACTGGCCCAATTGGAAGTTTTTATTAAGACCCATTAGTGAGCGAGCAGAGGCTGCCTGCAGGAAGTGATTAGCACAGTGCCCAGCCCAGCAGGTTCCATGAAACTGTTTCCAGACCTGTGGCTGACACTGCAAGTGGCCTGCATAACCCTCTGCTGCAGTTTATAATCCTCATTCTCCTCACAGTCCTGGTGCTCAAGAAAGCAGTTTCCTTAATTAAGTTACCCTCACAGTCAGAGGCAGCCTCGATGGCCTGGCCAGCCTAAGCTCACGAGCCACCATCAGCAAGCCAACCATATGTCTCcttcctgggcctgggcctgtcTCTGTTAATGTAAACTCGTGGTGTCACTAGAGGAAGAATAGCCTCATAGAGCTCATCTCTGAAAAATGTCAACTCAGGATGACAGGCCCCCTGTCCCAATACCATGTCCAGTCACATCTTCATGGGAGCCCAGACAAACCTGCTCCCACCATGTGAGGGCCACTGTATAGCATATTGGCTGTGGACTGTCTCAATCAGCCACTCGGTGTGGCCTAGGGTCAGTGTTTACCCATGGGGGGGGCATAAGATCATATTCTCATCTCAGtctttgtgtgtctctccctcactccccctTCCCAGTCCTGCTCCCCCATTTAAATCTAGTGAAAATCACCAACTGaatctaaaagaaaatgttttcctgtatgacggctcacacctttaatcctggaggctgaggcatgaggaatGCTGaattacagagtgagacctgtctccaaaacaaataaataaaataacaacaacaaaacagggctagggatgtaactcagtgggtAGACTGCTGGGTCTGGAgcatgcctacaatccacacacactggaggtagaggcaagttcaaggccataatcactttgaggccagcatgggctactaAGTCTGGGTTCCTTACTGTCTTGTTGCTCACTCTGGAATCTGTCTTCCAATTCCAAAACATGGTTCCCTTTAATGAACAGAGCTCTGAGACATTGAAGAGAGAGCTGTTTCACTTGAGTCCTGAGGCTGCTGGGTGGGTTCTATCTGGAATTCTTCTGGCTTgcctcttaattttattttttgccagATTGTTTGGAAACGGGGTATCTGTCTGGTCCTGACTTTCCCACCGGGGTAGAAAGTTGTCTCCATCCCATCACTCTCAAGGACAGCAGAGTCCTGTGGACTTAGTCTAAGTCTCCTACAATAAGGATCTGTCTGATTTCAAGCTTGTTCCTTTCGAAGCTACCTGTGGTTGCTGGGTGGCCTCTCCCGCCAAGCTGTCTGTTCATCTCAGTCTCTGGCATAGCACCTGTCCATGTCACTCTCTAGCACAATACATATCTTTGCTTGTTTCTCTTCTGTTCCCCATGGGCAGAACACTTAGAGATTCTCTCTTGTGACCTTGAACGAACTGGTTTTCTTTATcagatttttaagaatttaaaaaaaaatatgtttgttGCTCACTGGAGTCGGCACGGCTGTCCGGAGCGCCATGAAGAAGGAGGTTCAGCAGCTCCTGCTGGAGGCTAGGCTCAACTGCGTGAAGGTTTCCCAGGCAGCTGCAGACTTGAAACAGTTCTGTCTGCAGAATGCCCAACATGACCCTCTGCTGACCGGAGTGTCTTCAAGTACAAATCCCTTCAGACCCCAGAAAGTCTGCTCCTTTTTGTAGTCAAATATCATAAGGTTTCTCAAACCACTTTTCATGAACCAGTGACTATTCAAGAGAACTAAATCCAAAGTCTGTACAAAAGCTCTGTAACACGTGCCATAATATACAGTCTTCCAGTTGTCAGTTCTTAACATCTACCTCTCTGAATTTTCATGGATTTCTGTTTCACAAGGTTGAACTACTTTATATACACTGGCTGTAGCATACAATAAAACAgcatacaaaaattattttacgATGCTGGGAACCTGAGGTTTTGTGCATTGCTATACCAGTGCTCACTCTTAGCCACACCCTAGCCCTGATAGGTGCTCAGCAATGCATTCTGGCTCGTCAGGCTTCATATTTGTAAGTTGCCTTCTCCTGAAGGGAAAGAGCTTATCCTCCAGTGTCTTCAGCTGACAgcttaattcatttattttctgtctcctctcctctgataataacagcacacacacagatgaccACTGCCCTCTAGCTGTGTCCCTGTTCCACCCCAATGATTCGGTAGCCTTCAGTGCTGA
Encoded here:
- the LOC103163922 gene encoding guanine nucleotide-binding protein G(I)/G(S)/G(O) subunit gamma-5-like isoform X2 encodes the protein MTERVSCYRSHLLTELERACLLLTGVGTAVRSAMKKEVQQLLLEARLNCVKVSQAAADLKQFCLQNAQHDPLLTGVSSSTNPFRPQKVCSFL